Proteins from a single region of Macaca fascicularis isolate 582-1 chromosome 5, T2T-MFA8v1.1:
- the ZFP42 gene encoding zinc finger protein 42 homolog, giving the protein MNQQLKKRAKTRRQKGLGGRAPGRAKPGPGKASQDLQAEMEPVGAVWAFGDDHVCHELGPQAVGEDDFSDCYIECIIRGEFSQPILEEDSLFESLEYLKKGSEQQLSQKVLEASSLLECSLQYMKKGAKKELPQKIVGENSLECSEYVTGEKLPPGGIPGIDLSDRKQLAEFARKKPPVSKEYDSLSAIACPQSGCGKKLRNRAALKKHLLTHGPRDHICAECGKAFVESSKLKRHFLVHTGEKPFQCTFEGCGKRFSLDFNLRTHVRIHTGEKRFVCPFEGCNRRFTQSNNLKAHILTHANTNKNEQDGEWSSNRIGRRVISDQ; this is encoded by the coding sequence ATGAACCAGCAACTGAAGAAACGGGCCAAGACGAGACGCCAGAAAGGCCTGGGTGGAAGAGCCCCCGGCAGGGCTAAGCCCGGGCCAGGCAAGGCAAGCCAAGACCTGCAGGCGGAAATGGAGCCTGTGGGCGCCGTGTGGGCCTTCGGTGATGACCACGTGTGCCATGAGCTTGGCCCTCAGGCTGTTGGAGAGGACGATTTCTCAGACTGTTACATAGAATGCATCATAAGGGGTGAGTTTTCTCAACCCATCCTGGAAGAGGACTCACTTTTTGAGTCCTTGGAATACCTAAAGAAAGGATCAGAACAACAGCTTTCTCAAAAGGTTCTCGAAGCAAGCTCCCTTCTTGAATGTTCTTTGCAATACATGAAAAAAGGGGCAAAGAAAGAGCTTCCTCAAAAGATAGTTGGAGAGAATTCGCTCGAGTGTTCTGAGTACGTGACAGGCGAGAAGCTTCCGCCTGGAGGAATACCTGGCATTGACCTCTCAGATCGAAAACAGCTCGCAGAATTTGCTAGAAAGAAGCCCCCCGTAAGTAAAGAATATGACAGTCTGAGTGCAATCGCCTGTCCTCAGAGTGGATGCGGTAAGAAGTTGAGGAACAGAGCTGCCCTGAAAAAGCATCTCCTCACTCATGGTCCCCGAGACCACATCTGTGCAGAATGCGGGAAGGCCTTCGTCGAGAGCTCGAAACTAAAAAGACATTTCCTGGTTCACACCGGAGAAAAACCGTTTCAGTGCACTTTTGAAGGGTGCGGAAAGCGCTTCTCCCTGGACTTCAATTTGCGTACGCATGTACGCATCCACACGGGGGAGAAACGGTTCGTGTGTCCCTTTGAAGGCTGTAACAGGAGGTTTACTCAGTCAAACAACCTGAAAGCCCACATCCTAACGCATGCAAATACGAACAAGAATGAACAAGACGGAGAGTGGTCCTCCAACAGGATAGGCAGAAGAGTGATCAGTGATCAGTGA